TGGAATGGTTCGCGTTGAAGACGCGCAAAAAGGCCTCACACACGGAATTCCACTCAGCGATCCGTCAATCCTCAGTGACTACGAGTTGATTCCTCATCCAGTCGATCCGAAGTTCCCAGAAGAAACGTGGTTTCACGTTCGCATTGAGACCGAGTTCCTTCTTGAACTGGTGCGAACGCCGACATATCTAGCATGGCAAGGAGAACACTGGCAATTCTGCTGTAGACGCCCGTGTGTGTTTCTGGGCAGGCTTCCAGCGACTGCGGTCTCCCCTGCAGCCGAATCGCCAAGTGCCCACATCGCCGCGTGGTTCAGGTGTCCCGATTGGTCTTCTGTCGCTCACCATGACTACGGCTCATTGACTTACTATGGATTTCGATGTGCCGAATGTAATGCGTTCCGATACCATGAAGACACGGACTAAGCACGGCCAAGTGGCACACAACAATGTGTGGCCGCTGAGTTGCGGCATCCATGCCGCAAACGCCTTCTTTCTTCATTCCGCGCGGGCTCTCGTCGTATAATCTTCTCGTTGGCCAACGTTTTTTCGCTTCGATCAGGGGCGGCGTCGGCCACACAACCCGTTGTCCGCAGCAGTCGATCGAAATGGCAATTTTAACTCACTTCGGCGACCCGAAACTTATGAGCGTCGCTGAGACGTTCTGTGAAAATTCACG
The window above is part of the Novipirellula caenicola genome. Proteins encoded here:
- a CDS encoding CbrC family protein is translated as MPFPLFLAPVAHAAVDDAGSCEMCGRPASVRFSGACYKCFRNGGVEHTVDTEFGMVRVEDAQKGLTHGIPLSDPSILSDYELIPHPVDPKFPEETWFHVRIETEFLLELVRTPTYLAWQGEHWQFCCRRPCVFLGRLPATAVSPAAESPSAHIAAWFRCPDWSSVAHHDYGSLTYYGFRCAECNAFRYHEDTD